The Myxococcota bacterium genome includes the window CGTCGCGCACGTACGGAGTCACCCACAGGTTGTAGTAGCAGCCGATGTCGAAGTCCCACTTCAGCTTGCCCAGCTCGAAGCTGCCGAAGGTCTCGTACAGGTTGCGGTACAGCGAGAGCGTGGCCTCGTGCCGGAAGGCCATGAAGCGGTCGTACAGGTCGGTGCGCTCGGCGAGCTCGGCCGGATCCTCGCCCTCGAAGTCGCGCCGGATCAGCTCCGACAGGAAGTCGTTCTCGTGCGCGATGAAGTCGGTGCCCGGGCTGTACAGCGGGTCGGCCGAGGTCGCCGCCTCGCCGGTGAGTCCCCAGCGGTCGCGCGAGAAGTAGCGCTCGGTCGAGTACGCGATCTGCGTGTAGCTGCCCTGGTCGAGCGCCTTGGCATCGCGCAGCAGGTCGGCCACCGCGGCGTGGCCGTCGAGGAAGCGGCGGAAGCCTTCCGGCGTGCGCAGCGCGCGCTCTTCGAAGCCGGTCTTGCCGGTGACTCCGACGCTCGTGACTCCGTCGTGCAGCGGGATGAACCAGATCCAGTAGCCCGGGTAGAAGAAGTGGATCGTCGACAGGAAGCGCGAGGAGTGCCGCACGCGCGCACGCCAGGCTTCCGGGCCCAGGTCGTCCACGTCGGCCACGCCCTCGAAGCGGCCCCACACCGAGCCCAGGCGGTGCGTGTCTTCGCGCAGCCGCAAGCCGACCGCGCGCGCCAGCACGTCGGCGCGGCCCGCCGCGTCGACCAGCCAGCGCGCGCTGACCCGGCGCGCGGAGCCTGCGCCGCTGACTTCCAGCACGTGCGGCGCGCCGCCGCTGCCGACCTCGAGCGGCCGCGCGCGCACGCCCAGCTCGACGTGCACGCCCGCGCGCTGGTTCGACGCGAGCAGGTCGCTCTCGAGCCGCATGCGGTCGATCTGGAACGAGGGGTGGAACGGCAGGTTCACCGGCCCGATCTCGCTCATCTCCCACAGCGGGAGCGAGCGCCGCTCGTCGTCGAAGAAGTAGCGCAGGCCGTTCTTCGGGAAGTGCCGGTCGTACAGGTAGCGCGACAAGCCGAGGCGCTTGACCAGGTAGTGACTCCCGATCTCGACCACCGACTCACCGACCTTCCAGTGGGTCTCGCGCGACTTCTCGTACAGCGCGATGCGCAGCCCGGGCGCACTGCGCGTGAGCTGGCGCGCGAGCAGGTTGCCCGCGAGCCCGCCGCCGATGATCGCGACGTCGACGTCGGTCGCCTGCGCCGCCTTCAAATCATGCCCCCGTTCACCGAGATCACCTGGCCCGTGAGATAGCCTGCGCCTTCCGAGAACAGATACACCACGAGCGAGGCGATCTCATCGGGCCGGCCGAGCCGTTGCATCGGGATCATGCGCCGCAGCTCGTCGACCGGCGCGCCCGCCAGCATCTCGGTCTCGACCAGCCCCGGCGCGACGCAGTTCACCGTGATCGCGCGCTTGGCGAGCTCGAGCGCGAGCGCCTTGGTCGCCCCGTGCAGACCCGCCTTCGAGGCCGCGTAGTTCACCTGCCCGCGATTGCCCGCGAGCGCGGCCACCGAGGAGATGGCCACGATCCGCCCGCCGTCGTGCAGCCGCACGAGCGGCATGACCAGCGGGCGCAGCACGTTGAAGAAGCCGCCCAGGTTCGCGCCGATCACGCGGTCCCAGGCCTCGCCCGAGAGCGCCGGGAAGGCCGCGTCCTGGTGAATGCCCGCCGCGAGCACCACGCCCCAGTACGGGCCGTGCGCAGCGAGGTCGCGCTCGAGCGCCGCCGCCGCGCCGGCGCGATCGGCCACGTCGAACGGCACGAGCGCGGCCTCCCGCCCCAGCGCGCGCAGCTCTTTCTCGACGGCCTGCGCCGCCTCGGCGTTCTTCTGGAAGCCGAGCGCCACGTCGAAGCCGGCGCGCGCGAGGCCGAGCGCGCAGGCGCGGCCGATCCCGCGGCTCGCGCCGGTCACCAGCGCCCGGCGAGTCACCCGCCGACTCCCGGCAGCGCGTCGGGCACGAACACCGACAGCGTCCCCTCGGCGAGCAGCTCACCACCGGCGCGCAGCTCGCACTCGAGCGAGGCCAGGCGCCCGATGCGCTGCAGGATGCGCGCGTGCACCAGCAGTGACTCGTCGGGCGCGAATTCGTCGACGTGCAGCACCAGGCGCTTGGCGCCGACCAGGAGTCCCGGCTTGGGCGTGTCGAGCCCGTCGAGCAGCATGCCGAGCGCGCACACGCACTGCGCCATGTATTCGAGCGCGACCCACGACGGCACGCTGCCGCTCGGATCGCGGAACAGCTCGGACCCGGAGCGATCGACCGCGCACACGGTCTCCGCGCGCGTGTGCGAGACCACGTGAGACAGGAGCCGCATGGGCCCGGTCTGCGGCAGCAGGCGGTCGAGCGGGGGCAAGGCGCTCACGGCGCGAGCTCGAGCGCGCGCAGGCCGTCGCCGTAGAAATCGTAGAAGTTGAACCACTGCATCGGGTTCTCGAGCGCGTAGTGCTCGAGCCGGCGCACCCAGGCCTCGAGCAGCTCCTGCGCCGCCTTCTCGCGCATGTCGCGCGGCACGCGCCCGCCTTCGAACAGCGGCTCGGTCACCGCGAAGTAGCGCTGCCAGCCCGTGCACAGGCAGAGCGACAGGAACACGGGCGCACCGAGCACCACCGCCAGCAGGAACGGCGAGAGCGGAAAGGCCGCGGGCCGGCCGGCGAAGGGCAGCGCCACGGGCCGCTCGCGGCCGCCCGGGTGCACGCGGTCCGCCAGGATGCCCACGAACTCACCGCGCTCGAGACATGCCTTGACCTCGAACGCGCTCTGGACCGAGCCCGGGTCCACCGGAATCACGCGCACGCGGCTGCCGCCGCCGAGTGACTCGAAGAACTGGTTCACGCGCTCCGCGTGCTCGGTGAACATCAGCACGTTCACGCGCAGTCCGTACTGACCCGCGATCAGCCGCAGCATGTCGAAGCTGCCCAGGTGCGCGCCCACCAGGATGGCGCCGCGGCCCTGGCTGGCCAGCTCGAGCAGGCGCTCGCCGCCGCGGTGATCGATGTGAAACGCGTCGCCGCCGCCGGCCCAGAGGATCATCCGGTCGGCCACCACGCCCGAGAAGCCGAACACGTGCCGCCAGGTCCGGAACAGGCCGGGCCGCCGGTGCAGCGCGGCGCGGCCCGCGGGGGTGGCGAACGCCGTGCGCAGCCACTCGCGCGACGAGCGCCGGCACACGGCGTCGAGCACCACGAAGTAGGCCGTGATCGGCACCAGCACCAGCATGAGCAGCGGCCGGCCGCCTTTGCGGTACGACCAGAGCCCGAAGCGCAGCCAGCCCCAATTGCCGCGTTCGCTCTTCTGCGCCCAGGCCGACGGCGCAGTCACGACTCACTCCAGCGGCGCATGAGCTGCGGCGCGCGCGCGAGCATGCCCAGCCACAGGCGCAGGTAGGTCGCGCCCATGACCGGGAAGTCGCGGCCCACGTCGAAGTGCGAGAGACCGTTGGGCGGGTAGACCACGCGCACGGGCACGTTGCGCACCGGTGCGCCCGCGAACACGGCACGCGCCGCGAACTCGGGATCGAACTCCATGCGGTTCCCGACGCCTGCGCGCGCGACCTCGAGCGCGAGCGACAGCGGGAAGGCGCGCATGCCGCACAGCGGGTCGCGCACGTCGAACGAGAGCGTGGCGAGCCAGATCGCGACCCGCGAGAGCTGGCGCGCCCAGATGCGCGAGCGCGGGGCGCTGGCGTCGAAGACCGGCTCGCCCAGCACCATGGCGTCGGGGTCCTTGCGCATGGCCTCGAGGAACGCGGGGATCTTCGCGACCTCGTGCTGGCCGTCGGCGTCGAGCGTGATCGCGTGCGTGAAGCCCAGGTCCGCCGCGAGCCGGAAGCCGCGCTTCAGCGCCGCGCCCTTGCCGCGGTTGGGGACCAATCGCTCCACGCGCACGAAGCGCAGCTCGCGCTCGATCGCGTCGAGCCGGCGCAGCGTGTCGGGGCCGCTGCCGTCGTCGATCACGAGACACGGCAGGTCGAACGGCGCGATCGACTCGAGCACGCCGCGCAGCGGCTCGCCGTGCTCGTAGCAGGGAATCAGCGCGCACGGCCTCACCGCAGCACCACCTTGCCCGACGAGAACACGCGCGCCCCGTCCTGCAGGCGGAAGCCGAGCGAGTCACCCGCCGCCGAGAGCTCGAGCTCGAGCGTGAAGGCCTGGCCGGGCAGCAACAGCTCGCGGAAGCGCAGGCCCTCGATCGAGCGCGCGCGGAAGCCGGGGCCGACGAGCTCGCGCGCGGCCAGCATCACCCAGTGCACCTGCACCACGCCGGCCACCACCGGGTGACTCGGGAAGTGGCCGTCGAGAAAGGCCAGGTCCGGCGGCACGCGCAGCTCGCGCGAGAGGCTGCGCGCCTCGCGCCGTTCGCCGAGCAGCACGGGCGCGAGCACGGCGCCGCGCTCTGTGCCCTCTTCGAACAGCGCCAGGAGCGCCGCGCGCGAGGTCTTGCCCTGCGGGTCGCGCGGCAGCTCGTCCACGTAGCGCCAGGCCCGCGGCAGGAGCACCCGGTCCCAGTAGTCGGCGAGGTGTTCCGCGAGGCTCGCGCCGACTACGCGCCGGCCGCGCTCCGCGAGCGCCGCCTCGCCCGAGTCACTGAGCGCCAGCACCGCGCCCACGCGCGCGTCGCCCGAGACGTCGAAGGCCAGCAGCGCCGCGTCCGCGACCCACGGGTGCGCCCGCAGCTGCGACTCCATTTCGGGCAGCGCCAGCCGCTTCTCGCCGACCTTCACGATCCGGTCCGCGCGGCCCAGCAGCTGGAACCCGCCCGGCACGAGCTCGGCGCGGTCGCCCATCACGAGCTCCTGCAGGTCGCCGGCGCCCGTGGTCGAGCCCTGACTCACGTAGGGCGAGCGCACGCTGAGCCGCTGCTCCGCGGGCTCGAGCGCCAGTGTGACTCCCGGAAACGCGCGCCAGGCGGCCGACTCACCGGCCACGTCCTGCGCGCGCCACGCCACGCCGCCGGTCTCCGTCGAGCCGAAGATCTCGAGCGGCGCCTGGCCCAGCCGCTCGGCCACGTCGCGCGCCACGTCGAGGTCTAGCGGCCCGCCCGACGAGAACACCGCGCGCACGCCCGCGCGCAGGCTCGGGAGCTCGGCGTCGGCGCGCATGCGGCGCAGGTGCACCGGCGTCGTCGCCAGCGCGAACTCACCGGCCTCGCGCATGCGCGGGAAGAGCTCCTCCAGGTGCAGGAAGGTCTCCGAGCAGAACGCGCGCCCCGAGGCGAGCGGCCACAAGAGCCGGAACAAGAGCCCGTACAGGTGCTGGTGTGACACGGTCGCGAACACGCGCGTGCGCGGCCCGAGGCGCGCGCCGAACAGCTGCTCGTGGACCGCGACCTCGCGATCGAGGTGACCCAGCGCCTTGGGCACCGCCTTGCCCGGCCCGGTCGTGCCCGAGGTCGAGAGCTCCGCGAGCCCCTGCGCCGGGTCGAGCGCTCGAAAGCGCGGCGCGCGCTCGGGCTCCGCGCCCAGCGGGTCGAGCCGCGGCAGGCGCGCGAGCTCCGACTCGCCGATGCCCGGGTCGACCAGCGCTCCCTCGGCGTGCAGCGCCAGCTCCGCGAGCGTCTGACTCTGGCGATTGGGGGCGATCAGCGCGCGCGCCCCGGCGTGGGCCAGCGCGAACAGCCCGACCGCGAACGCGTAGCTGTCCTCCGAGAACAAGAGCCAGCGCGAGGCGCGCCGCGCGCTGAGCGCCTGCGCGAGCGCTGCCACGCGGCCCGCGAAGTCGGCGAAGGTGCGCTCGCCCCCGCGCGAGAAAGCGACCAGCGCGCGCGGGTCGCGGCCCGCGGCGAGTAGCTCCCCGAGCGGGACGAAGCGCGGCGCGGCAGTGGGGTCGCTCACGACGCGCAGCGCCTCAGGCGCGCCTCGCCGTGCTCACGCGCTCGTGCACGAGCTCCACGATCTCGCCGATCGTCCGCATCTGCTCGATGTCGCCGTCCGAGAGCGCGAGGCCGGTCTCCTCCTCGATCCAGCCGGCCAGCGCCACGCCGTCGAGGCTGTCGAAGTCGAGATCGTCCTGCAGGTCGGTCTCCGGGGAGATCTCGGCTGCGTCGATGTCGAACTCGCGCGTCAGGATCGCGAGCAGACGCGCCTGGATCTCTTGTCGCGAGGTCGGAACTGCGGGGGGCACGGTTCTCTCCTGGCCGAGCCAGCTCGTCAGTGGGCGAGCTGTGAGTTCACGAATTCCGCGAGGCTTCGCACCGAGGCGAAGATGCGGCGATTCTCGTCCGGGTCGTCTTCGATCTTCACGCCGAAGCGCTCCTCGAGGGCCATGGCCAGCTCGAGCGCATCGATCGAGTCGAGCCCGAGACCCTCGACGAACAGTGGGGCCTCGCTCTCGATCTCGTCCGGTGCGATGTCCTCGAGCACCAGCGCCTCGACAATGAGCCGCTTCAGCTCCGACTCCAACCCGCTAATGGCTTGCATCTGTTGTGCTCCCCCTCGCGAAACGCGCCCGCAACGCCCGCGTCAGCTTGCGAGCCGCCATGACCGACGACTCGCTGCCGTCGAGGTACTTCTTCGCGACCACCGGCTCGCCCACCCGCAACGTGTATTGTCCCGCCCGTGGCGGAACGTGATACCACGATTGCCCCTTCATGAGCATGCGCGGCTCGACGCTGATTTCAATGGGAAGCATATCCAAGCCGGAGGCGAGCGCGATGTGGGCGGCCCCGCGCTGGAAGTGGCCCAGCTCGCCCGATTCCGGGGTCCGCGTGCCCTCCGGGAAGACCACCAGGGTCCGCCCCTCGCGCAGGCGGCGCGCGGCCTCGCGCACGACCTCGACCCCGGAGTCATTTGCGATGTAGTCCGCGGCCCGCGCCGAGCCGCCGAGGAAGGCGTTCGTCGCGCGGTCGCTCGAGATGATGCAGTCGGCCTGCGGCAGCCGCGCGATGATCAGCACCACGTCGATCAGCGACGGATGGTTGGCGACAATGATCTTCGGCCCCGGCCTGTCGAGGGCCTCGGCGCCGACCCAGGTCACTCCGATCAGGCCCAGCCGCTCCATCAGCCCCGAGTGGAAGCGGAACAGCCGGTGGATTCCGAGCTGCGCGCGCCGCCACGGCTCCGCCTTGTGGTCGAACCTGCGCCGCAGCGGCAGCCATGCGAACGCGAGCCACAAGCTCCCCAGGCCGAACACGGCGAAGGCGACGCCGGTGCGGAGCGCGCGCGAGAGGGTCTCCAACCTCGTGGGTTGAGGGCGCGAGCGCATGCTCCTTCGAAGCCTCCCCCCCGAAAGGTCGCACCGCGCCGAGTCTAACACCGCGCGCTCCGCACTGTAAACGATCGCCGTTTCTCGGGAAAAGCCTACTTGGAGGGATCGTACAGGACTTCGACCACCGACAGGTTTCCGCTGTAGCGGTTGCGCGAGAACACGATGGATCCCTTCCCCTTGTAGATCCACTCGCTG containing:
- a CDS encoding NAD(P)/FAD-dependent oxidoreductase translates to MKAAQATDVDVAIIGGGLAGNLLARQLTRSAPGLRIALYEKSRETHWKVGESVVEIGSHYLVKRLGLSRYLYDRHFPKNGLRYFFDDERRSLPLWEMSEIGPVNLPFHPSFQIDRMRLESDLLASNQRAGVHVELGVRARPLEVGSGGAPHVLEVSGAGSARRVSARWLVDAAGRADVLARAVGLRLREDTHRLGSVWGRFEGVADVDDLGPEAWRARVRHSSRFLSTIHFFYPGYWIWFIPLHDGVTSVGVTGKTGFEERALRTPEGFRRFLDGHAAVADLLRDAKALDQGSYTQIAYSTERYFSRDRWGLTGEAATSADPLYSPGTDFIAHENDFLSELIRRDFEGEDPAELAERTDLYDRFMAFRHEATLSLYRNLYETFGSFELGKLKWDFDIGCYYNLWVTPYVRDEHLDPRWLRRQLRMAPLILRALGNFNGLFGKVAESLKRRGEFYRKNRGEFTPGLDHLDFLQRVGTPRTRREVLEKTEAIFNDVRRRALALLGPDARHAPEEQLPLSALLSAESLD
- the fabG gene encoding 3-oxoacyl-ACP reductase FabG — its product is MTRRALVTGASRGIGRACALGLARAGFDVALGFQKNAEAAQAVEKELRALGREAALVPFDVADRAGAAAALERDLAAHGPYWGVVLAAGIHQDAAFPALSGEAWDRVIGANLGGFFNVLRPLVMPLVRLHDGGRIVAISSVAALAGNRGQVNYAASKAGLHGATKALALELAKRAITVNCVAPGLVETEMLAGAPVDELRRMIPMQRLGRPDEIASLVVYLFSEGAGYLTGQVISVNGGMI
- a CDS encoding lipid A biosynthesis acyltransferase encodes the protein MTAPSAWAQKSERGNWGWLRFGLWSYRKGGRPLLMLVLVPITAYFVVLDAVCRRSSREWLRTAFATPAGRAALHRRPGLFRTWRHVFGFSGVVADRMILWAGGGDAFHIDHRGGERLLELASQGRGAILVGAHLGSFDMLRLIAGQYGLRVNVLMFTEHAERVNQFFESLGGGSRVRVIPVDPGSVQSAFEVKACLERGEFVGILADRVHPGGRERPVALPFAGRPAAFPLSPFLLAVVLGAPVFLSLCLCTGWQRYFAVTEPLFEGGRVPRDMREKAAQELLEAWVRRLEHYALENPMQWFNFYDFYGDGLRALELAP
- a CDS encoding glycosyltransferase family 2 protein, with protein sequence MRPCALIPCYEHGEPLRGVLESIAPFDLPCLVIDDGSGPDTLRRLDAIERELRFVRVERLVPNRGKGAALKRGFRLAADLGFTHAITLDADGQHEVAKIPAFLEAMRKDPDAMVLGEPVFDASAPRSRIWARQLSRVAIWLATLSFDVRDPLCGMRAFPLSLALEVARAGVGNRMEFDPEFAARAVFAGAPVRNVPVRVVYPPNGLSHFDVGRDFPVMGATYLRLWLGMLARAPQLMRRWSES
- a CDS encoding AMP-binding protein, which translates into the protein MSDPTAAPRFVPLGELLAAGRDPRALVAFSRGGERTFADFAGRVAALAQALSARRASRWLLFSEDSYAFAVGLFALAHAGARALIAPNRQSQTLAELALHAEGALVDPGIGESELARLPRLDPLGAEPERAPRFRALDPAQGLAELSTSGTTGPGKAVPKALGHLDREVAVHEQLFGARLGPRTRVFATVSHQHLYGLLFRLLWPLASGRAFCSETFLHLEELFPRMREAGEFALATTPVHLRRMRADAELPSLRAGVRAVFSSGGPLDLDVARDVAERLGQAPLEIFGSTETGGVAWRAQDVAGESAAWRAFPGVTLALEPAEQRLSVRSPYVSQGSTTGAGDLQELVMGDRAELVPGGFQLLGRADRIVKVGEKRLALPEMESQLRAHPWVADAALLAFDVSGDARVGAVLALSDSGEAALAERGRRVVGASLAEHLADYWDRVLLPRAWRYVDELPRDPQGKTSRAALLALFEEGTERGAVLAPVLLGERREARSLSRELRVPPDLAFLDGHFPSHPVVAGVVQVHWVMLAARELVGPGFRARSIEGLRFRELLLPGQAFTLELELSAAGDSLGFRLQDGARVFSSGKVVLR
- a CDS encoding phosphopantetheine-binding protein yields the protein MPPAVPTSRQEIQARLLAILTREFDIDAAEISPETDLQDDLDFDSLDGVALAGWIEEETGLALSDGDIEQMRTIGEIVELVHERVSTARRA
- a CDS encoding phosphopantetheine-binding protein; the encoded protein is MSGLESELKRLIVEALVLEDIAPDEIESEAPLFVEGLGLDSIDALELAMALEERFGVKIEDDPDENRRIFASVRSLAEFVNSQLAH
- a CDS encoding lysophospholipid acyltransferase family protein, which translates into the protein METLSRALRTGVAFAVFGLGSLWLAFAWLPLRRRFDHKAEPWRRAQLGIHRLFRFHSGLMERLGLIGVTWVGAEALDRPGPKIIVANHPSLIDVVLIIARLPQADCIISSDRATNAFLGGSARAADYIANDSGVEVVREAARRLREGRTLVVFPEGTRTPESGELGHFQRGAAHIALASGLDMLPIEISVEPRMLMKGQSWYHVPPRAGQYTLRVGEPVVAKKYLDGSESSVMAARKLTRALRARFARGSTTDASH